CCTGGACGGCAACTCCCCGGCGGATACCTACCTGAACATCCCCAAGCTGCTCGAGGTGGCTGCCAGGTCAGGTGCGGACGCCGTCCACCCCGGCTACGGCTTCCTGTCCGAGAACGCCGATTTCGCGCAGGCAGTGCTGGATGCCGGGCTGGCCTGGATCGGCCCGGCGCCGGAAGCCATCCGGCAGCTCGGCAACAAGATCACCGCCCGCGAAATCGCCGTCCGCGCCGGCGCCCCCCTCGTGGCCGGCAGTGACGGTCCCGTGGATTCGGCGGCGGAGGCCCGAGCCTTCGCGGAACAGCACGGTTTGCCCATCGCCATCAAGGCGGCCTTCGGCGGCGGCGGCCGCGGCCTCAAGGTGGTCCGGAACATGGACGAGATCGAGGAATCCTTCGACTCCGCAGTCCGCGAAGCGGTGGCAGCCTTCGGCCGCGGCGAATGTTTCGTGGAACGCTACCTGGACCGTCCGCGGCACGTCGAGGCCCAGGTCCTGGCCGACACCCACGGCAACGTCGTAGTAGTCGGGACCCGCGACTGCTCCCTGCAGCGTCGGCACCAGAAGCTCGTGGAAGAGGCACCTGCACCGTTCCTCAGCGACGATCAGCGGCAGCAGATCTGCAGCGCGGCGAAGGCGGTCTGCCGGGAAGCCGGCTATTCCGGCGCCGGCACGGTGGAATTCCTGGTTGCCGCGGACGGCACCGTGGCCTTCCTGGAAGTGAACACCCGGCTGCAGGTGGAGCACCCCATCACCGAGGAAACCACGGGGATCGACCTGGTCCAGGAGCAGTTCCGGATCGCTGACGGCGAGGCGCTGCGCATCACCGCGGACCCCGAACCCCGCGGCCACTCCTTCGAATTCCGGCTCAACGCCGAGGACGTGGGGCGCGGCTTCCTGCCCTCGCCCGGGACCATCGCCGACTTCCACGCCCCCACCGGCCCGGGCATCCGCCTGGACACCGGCGTCCGCGCCGGATCCTTCGTCGCACCGCAGTTCGATTCGCTCCTTGCCAAGCTGATCGTCACCGGAGCGGACCGGCAGCAGGCGCTGCGCCGGGCACGCCGCGCGTTGGCCGAAATCGAGATCACCGGCGTGGCCACGGTGCTGCCGTTCCACCGCGCGGTGCTCCAATCGCCGGACTTCACCTCCGAGACCGGGCTGGGCATCCACACCCGCTGGATCGAAACGGACTTCGCGGACCGCATCCCGGCGGATCCGGGCTACAGCACCACCGCCCCCGAGGGCGAACGCCGCACCATCACCGTCGAACTGGACGGCCGCCGCCTGGCAGTCGGGCTGCCCGCTGACCTGCTGGACGGCTGGGCACGCTCGGGCGGAGCCCTCCCCGCAGGCGTCTCGCTGGATGGAGCGTCCGACGGCGGTGCTGCCGCAGGTTCCGCAGCCGACCCCGGCGAGCTGCGCGCTGACATGGCCGGAACCGTCGTGAAGTGGCTCGTGGAGCCGGGCGCCGAAGTGTCGGCGGGGGACGCCGTCGTCGTTCTTGAAGCCATGAAGATGGAAACGCAGGTGACGGCGCACCGCGACGGAACGGTGACAGGCATCCGCGCCGAGGCCGGCGGCGTGGTCAGTGTCGGGGCGGTGCTCGCGCTGATCGGCTAGGTGAATTCCGCGGCTCGCGCGAGGGCCCAAATGCCGTGGTGCGGGCCGCTGAGCGAGGCATTCGAAGCGCCGGTATGGCGCGCCCAGTGGGTTGAAAAGGGGTAGGTCGCCCGCGTCGTGAACACACCTGCGGGCAGAATGCACCCGGTGTTAGAAGCGCTGGACGTTGACGCCCGCAGCCGCCAGCGCTGCGAGGAACCGTGCCTGGCGGTCCGCTGACCCAAGGCTCAGCAAATATCCCCGCCCGGCGTCGAGCTGGACGGCAGGCCCCGTATCCTGGATGATTCCCAGCCCGAAGGCGCCGAACCGCAGCCCGAATCCGTAACGCAGGCCGTGGACTGTTGCCGGGGCGGCCCGCCGGATCGCCGCAATGGGAATCCTGCGGCGGTAGAACGGAAACCAGCGCAACCGCACTTCATTTTCGAGGACTTGAATCCTGGAGAAGCCGAACGCCAGGAAAGTGATCAGGATGAGGGCGCATGCAATGGAAGTCCATGCCACGGGTTCCGACTGCAGCGCGTCGGTAATGAAGATTGCCAGCAGGATTCCTGCTAACAGTAAGGCGCTGCCACCGATGATGGCCCGGGGCAGCCTGCCGTAGTACATCCGGCCGGAATCGAACAACACACCGGCACGCTTGGGAACGGGGCTCACAGCTTCATCCTCACACGGATACCGAAGGGAATCTGCAGACAACCCTAAGGCGCCGCCCCGTGCGAGTTGCCGGGAGGCTAGTGGCCCACCGCTTCCTTCGCGGGCACGTCCACGGACTTCAGTGTCAGCCGGGTCGACTGCAGGACAGTGCCTAGCAGGGAGCGCGCCGAGAGGAGGAGGCTGCTCACTTCGGGGCAGGACAGCTCGTAAAACAGCCGGCCGTCCTGGCGCGAAGGGATGACCAGGCGCTGGCGGCGGAGCACGCCAAGGTGCTGGGAGAGGTTCGAGGGCTCCAGGCCGGTGTCGTCCCGCAGGCGGCTGACGGCTACGGGGCCGTCGGCGAGCATCTCCAGGACCTGGATCCGTACAGGGTGTCCCATGGACTTGAAAAGTTCGGCCTTTACATCACTCAGGACCAGACCTGTGGGCAACTCGTCCTTCATCGGGCTTCCCTTCCTCCGTCCACAGCCGGGCGATAACCATAACGCTTGTTCAAGGAATACAGCTTATGCCAGACAGAAAAGTCTGTCTCGCCCCCACGGCCAGTTGGCGTGAAGTGCATGTATATCGTAGCCCCGGCCGGTTTGGGATGATCGCTGGATTTAGTCCGTGGGCGCCACTTGCGCGGATGCGTTGGGTAGTTCAGAATTTCATGAATTCATCAATTCGAACCGGCTGTTCAGAAGCGGCCGGCTACCCGGAGATGGATTCAGGCTGCTTCCGCTGACAATGGCGTCACCGGGAGTGGCATGACTCCGGGTTTCAGGAGGGCTCAATGGCAGGCATGTTCGAACTATTCGCCGACTCAGACACTTCCTTCAGATTTCAACTGACAGCACCCGACGGCACGGTCATGGCGCTGTCGAGGCCGTTCCCCGACAAGCGGGCCGCAGTAGCCGGGATCGCCGCGGTGCGCGAGTACGCAGGCATGGGCTTTGTCACTGAATCGCTCAGGCGGCCGGCCGCCGTCGCAGATTTCCCTGCGTGGTGAGCCCCGTGACCGCGCGGAAGGTCCCGCAGGCGCACTCCAGTCTCCTCGCCGCCGGGGAATGCATCGCCGGGACGTTCAGGTATGACGCGGTGACCGGCAAGCTCGACTGGTCCGAGGAGCTTTTCCATATTCACGGATACCGGCGCGGCGAGATCGTACCCACCTTGGACCTGCTGCTCTCGCACAAGCATCCCGACGACCGAAGCCGCGGCTTGGAGATATTGACCCGAATCCGGAACGCCGGGGGAAGTTTCTTCAGCTACGACAGGCTCATTGACGCGCGCCTGCGCGAGCACAGGATCCTGACGACGGGCGAGGGCGTGCTTGACCAGGCGGGCAGGCTGAGCCACATTGACGCCTTCGTGATAGACCTCACCAAGATGCTGCAGCGCGAGACGGAGCAGTTCGCCAGGGCGGCCGTTACAGCGGCCAACGCCAGCCGCAGCACCATAGAGCAGGCCAAAGGCATCCTGATGGGTGCCCTGCGCATCGGATCGGAGGAGGCGTTCAAGCTGCTCGTCGCCCACAGCCAGCACAGCAACATCAAGCTGGCCAGGACCGCAACAGAGCTCGTGGCCCTGGCCAACAACGCCAAGGACCCCGCACTGCTGGACGGTTTCGTTCAGGCACTCCACCGCGGGCAGGCACTCCACCGCGGGCCTGCCGGACGCAGGCCCGGAACAATCGGCGTCCACGGACCTGCGGGGAGGCGTCAACAGGGCTCCATGTAAAATTCCTTCTACGATGACTGCCGACGACGCCAACCGTTCCACCCTGCTGCCCGCCCAGGCAATGGCGGGCCGCGATGACCCCGTGGACCGCATTCTTGCCACCGCTTACGAGCTGTTTTCCCGCCGCGGGATCCGCGATGTCGGAACCAATGAACTCATCAGCCGCTCCGGCGTAGCCAAGGCGACGTTCTACCGGCACTTCCCGTCAAAGGATGCCCTGGTCCTGGCCTTCCTGGCGCTCCGTGACCAGGTGTGGACCGTGGACCTCATCGTCTCCGAAGCCCGCCGCCGCGGCACCACTCCCGAGGAGAGGCTGCTCGCGATTTTCGACGTGTTCGGTGACTGGTTCCACCGCGACGACTTCGAGGCCTGCACGTTCATCAATGTTCTGCTGGAGATGGGTCCCGACCATCCACTGGGGAAGGCGAGCATCGGCTACCTCACCAGGATCCGCGGCCACATCCAGGCCCTGGCGGAGGAAGCCGGGCTGAGTCGCACCGAAGAATTCGCCCGGTCCTGGCACATCCTGATGAAGGGCTCGATCATCTCGGCCACCGAGGGGGACTTCCTGGCGTCAAAGCGGGCCCAGCAGATGGCCGGCTGGCTGATCGAGCACCACCGGAACTGAGTGCTCAGGCGTCCCGGGCGGCTGCGCTATGAACCTGGGCATCGCGGCCAGGGGCATCAGTCAGCGGGCGCCGGGCCAGCCATGCGGCCACAATCGCGCCCGAGATGTTGTGCCATAGCGAGAACACCGCCGAGGGCAGTGCGGCCAGCGGACTGAAGTGCGCGGTGGCCAGTGTGGCGGCCAGCCCGGAGTTCTGCATTTCGACTTCAAAGGCCAGCGCGCGGCGGGCCTTGTCATCCAGCCTGCCGAGCTTGCCGGCGAGGTATCCGAGGCCCAGGCCAAAGCCGTTGTGCAGCACAACGGCGAGGAACACGATGCCGCCGGCGGCCACGATCTTGCTGGCGCTGCCAGCCACCACGATCGCCACAATCAGGGAAATCACGACGGCGGAGGCCCAGGGGAGTGCCGGAAGCACCTTCGCGACGAGCTTCTTGAGGAACAGCCGTGCCAGCAGGCCTGCAATCACCGGGAGGAGGACGGTCTTGACGATGTCCACGACCATCGCTCCGGCGTCGATCTGCAGGAAGGATCCGGCCAGGAATAGGACCAGCAGGGGAGTGACGATCGGGGCGATCAGCGTGGAGACCGAGGCCACGGCCACCGAGAGGGCAACGTCCCCCTTGGCCAGGAAGGCCATCACATTGGAGGCGGTCCCGGACGGCGCGCAGCCCACCAGAATGAGGCCCACGGCCAGCTCGGGCGGGAGGTTGAGCGCCACGGCAATCAGCCAGCCGGCGCCCGGCATGATCACGTAGTGGGCCACGATGCCCAGAACCACGGCCCAGGGCCGCTTGACCACGGACGCGAAGTCCGGCGGGGTGAGCGTCAGGCCCATGCAGAACATGATGACGCCCAGCAAGTACGGGACGCCGGGGGCCATCGGCTTGAAGGCGCCCGGCAGCAGGAAACCGGCAATGCCGGCAGCCACCACCAGCAGCGGAAAGACGGTGACCGCGATTCGCGCGATTTTGGCCTCTGCCGCCAGTGCCGGATTCAGCGGTGCGGCATCAGCATCGGCGCCGGCTTTGGGGTGTTCGTGGGATTTGGTTGCCTCAAGCATCCAATAATGCTCACACTCCGACCCTTGATCCGGCCAATTCGTGAACAGACGTCTGACATTTATGTCGCGTCGGCACCACTGTCTGGCCCGCTACCGGGCACCCCGTGGCGCCGCTCTATTGCGCCGGCGGGCCGCTGTAATCTGCGATGTGCGCGGTGGCCGCGTGCTCGCGAATCTCTGTGACGCCGGAAGCGGCCGCAGCGCTGTCCCGGTAGATCCCTGAGACGGCAAGAATGTTGCCTGCGCCGTTGACGAGCCGGATTCGGACGCCGCCCTGTTCGGCGGCGACGAGTTCAAATTTTCCTGCCATGCTGGACCTCCCCCAAGGTGGTGCGCCTGCCAGGTGGTCGCAGGCTGCTCCCTTGCCAGCCTAGATGACAATTCTTGTCACACAAACAACACAACGTTTTGTTGGTCCGTCAGTGCCCGGCGTTGAGCTTTCCGGCGAGCCGCTCACGCATCTGGGTGCTCGCGGAGTTCAGGCCGATCAGCTCCACTTCACGGCCGTGCCTGCGGTACTTCTCGGTGACAGCGTCCAGGACGGCGATCGTGGATGCGTCCCACAGGTGCGAGGCATGCAAATCGATGATGACGCGGTCCACCGTGGGTGCGGCATCGCGGGCGTACTCGAACTGGGTGTAGAGGTCGTTGGAGGAGGCGAAGAAGAGCTCTCCGTCCACGGTGTACGTTGCCACGGTCTCGCCATTGAGCTCGATCTCCGTCCGTTCAACCGTGGCGAAATGCGCCACCCGCCGGGCAAACATGGCCATGGCCGCCAGGACGCCGACGCCTACTCCGATGGCCAGGTTGTGGGTGGCCACCACGGTGCCCACCGTGATCAACATGACGGCTGTTTCGGATTTGGGCATCCGCCTGAGCGTCTTCAGGGCGATGGAGTGCCAGTCGAACGTGATGGCGGAGACGAAGATCATCACGGCCACGAGCGCTGCCATGGGTATCAGGCCCACAACGTCGCCCAGCGCCACCACCAGGACCAGCAGGAAGACGCCGGCCAGGAACGTAGAGACCCTGCTCCGGGCGCCGGATCCCTTGACGTTGATCATGGTCTGGCCGATCACGGCGCAGCCGCCCATGCCGCCCAGGAAGCCGGTGACGATGTTCGCCACGCCCTGGCCCCAGGACTCGCGGGTCTTGTTCGAGCGGGTGTCCGTGATGTCGTCGACAAGCTTCGCCGTCATCAGGGATTCGAGCAGGCCCACAAGCGCCATGGACAGCGCGAAGGGGGCGAGGATCTGGAAGGTTTCCAGCGTCAGCGGCACGTTGGGAATGAAAAGGGTGGGCAGGCTTTCCGGAAGCTGGCCCTTGTCCTGGACGGCGGGAACGTCGATCTTGGCGAGCACCGCAAACAGCGTCAGGGCCACGATCGCCACGAGCGGGGACGGTACTGCTGACGTGAGCCGCGGGAGTCCAATCACGATCACCAGGCCAACGGCCACGAGCGGGTAGACCAGCCACGGCACGTTGATCAGCTCGGGCAGCTGAGCCATGAACACCAGGATGGCCAGCGCGTTAACGAACCCCACCATCACTGACCGCGGAATGAAGCGCATGAGCCTGGTGAC
Above is a window of Arthrobacter sp. FB24 DNA encoding:
- a CDS encoding acetyl/propionyl/methylcrotonyl-CoA carboxylase subunit alpha; translation: MRKVLIANRGEIAVRIARACDDAQLESVAVYADIDADAMHVGAASEAFSLDGNSPADTYLNIPKLLEVAARSGADAVHPGYGFLSENADFAQAVLDAGLAWIGPAPEAIRQLGNKITAREIAVRAGAPLVAGSDGPVDSAAEARAFAEQHGLPIAIKAAFGGGGRGLKVVRNMDEIEESFDSAVREAVAAFGRGECFVERYLDRPRHVEAQVLADTHGNVVVVGTRDCSLQRRHQKLVEEAPAPFLSDDQRQQICSAAKAVCREAGYSGAGTVEFLVAADGTVAFLEVNTRLQVEHPITEETTGIDLVQEQFRIADGEALRITADPEPRGHSFEFRLNAEDVGRGFLPSPGTIADFHAPTGPGIRLDTGVRAGSFVAPQFDSLLAKLIVTGADRQQALRRARRALAEIEITGVATVLPFHRAVLQSPDFTSETGLGIHTRWIETDFADRIPADPGYSTTAPEGERRTITVELDGRRLAVGLPADLLDGWARSGGALPAGVSLDGASDGGAAAGSAADPGELRADMAGTVVKWLVEPGAEVSAGDAVVVLEAMKMETQVTAHRDGTVTGIRAEAGGVVSVGAVLALIG
- a CDS encoding ArsR/SmtB family transcription factor codes for the protein MKDELPTGLVLSDVKAELFKSMGHPVRIQVLEMLADGPVAVSRLRDDTGLEPSNLSQHLGVLRRQRLVIPSRQDGRLFYELSCPEVSSLLLSARSLLGTVLQSTRLTLKSVDVPAKEAVGH
- a CDS encoding YegP family protein; the encoded protein is MAGMFELFADSDTSFRFQLTAPDGTVMALSRPFPDKRAAVAGIAAVREYAGMGFVTESLRRPAAVADFPAW
- a CDS encoding PAS and ANTAR domain-containing protein, with the protein product MVSPVTARKVPQAHSSLLAAGECIAGTFRYDAVTGKLDWSEELFHIHGYRRGEIVPTLDLLLSHKHPDDRSRGLEILTRIRNAGGSFFSYDRLIDARLREHRILTTGEGVLDQAGRLSHIDAFVIDLTKMLQRETEQFARAAVTAANASRSTIEQAKGILMGALRIGSEEAFKLLVAHSQHSNIKLARTATELVALANNAKDPALLDGFVQALHRGQALHRGPAGRRPGTIGVHGPAGRRQQGSM
- a CDS encoding TetR/AcrR family transcriptional regulator, whose protein sequence is MTADDANRSTLLPAQAMAGRDDPVDRILATAYELFSRRGIRDVGTNELISRSGVAKATFYRHFPSKDALVLAFLALRDQVWTVDLIVSEARRRGTTPEERLLAIFDVFGDWFHRDDFEACTFINVLLEMGPDHPLGKASIGYLTRIRGHIQALAEEAGLSRTEEFARSWHILMKGSIISATEGDFLASKRAQQMAGWLIEHHRN
- a CDS encoding bile acid:sodium symporter family protein, coding for MLEATKSHEHPKAGADADAAPLNPALAAEAKIARIAVTVFPLLVVAAGIAGFLLPGAFKPMAPGVPYLLGVIMFCMGLTLTPPDFASVVKRPWAVVLGIVAHYVIMPGAGWLIAVALNLPPELAVGLILVGCAPSGTASNVMAFLAKGDVALSVAVASVSTLIAPIVTPLLVLFLAGSFLQIDAGAMVVDIVKTVLLPVIAGLLARLFLKKLVAKVLPALPWASAVVISLIVAIVVAGSASKIVAAGGIVFLAVVLHNGFGLGLGYLAGKLGRLDDKARRALAFEVEMQNSGLAATLATAHFSPLAALPSAVFSLWHNISGAIVAAWLARRPLTDAPGRDAQVHSAAARDA
- a CDS encoding YegP family protein, which encodes MAGKFELVAAEQGGVRIRLVNGAGNILAVSGIYRDSAAAASGVTEIREHAATAHIADYSGPPAQ
- a CDS encoding SulP family inorganic anion transporter, translating into MKPEQLQSVRATLRSPRRLKTEALAGLVVALALIPEAIAFSVIAGVDPRIGLFASFTMAVTISFVGGRPAMISAATGAVALVIAPLMRSHGLDYLIAAVILAGAFQILLALLGVTRLMRFIPRSVMVGFVNALAILVFMAQLPELINVPWLVYPLVAVGLVIVIGLPRLTSAVPSPLVAIVALTLFAVLAKIDVPAVQDKGQLPESLPTLFIPNVPLTLETFQILAPFALSMALVGLLESLMTAKLVDDITDTRSNKTRESWGQGVANIVTGFLGGMGGCAVIGQTMINVKGSGARSRVSTFLAGVFLLVLVVALGDVVGLIPMAALVAVMIFVSAITFDWHSIALKTLRRMPKSETAVMLITVGTVVATHNLAIGVGVGVLAAMAMFARRVAHFATVERTEIELNGETVATYTVDGELFFASSNDLYTQFEYARDAAPTVDRVIIDLHASHLWDASTIAVLDAVTEKYRRHGREVELIGLNSASTQMRERLAGKLNAGH